The region CGGCTGAAAGATCTTTCCCGGGCAAAGAGCCCGAAGGACACGAAATAAGGGGCCAGCAGCGCGTACAGCGACCCGGCCGTGCCGATGGTGCTGAAGATGTCGAAGATGTCGGCGCCGAGCGCGCTGGTGAGCAGGCGGTCCAGGAAGGTGGCGATGAGCTTGTCCGAGGCCTGCCCGACGCAGCGGAACCATTCCTGGTCGAGATCCGCCCCCGTCTCGCCCCTGGCGATGGCCGTGAACACGGGGTCGTTCTCGATGATTCGGGTCACCTCCTTCAGGAGCACGGCCTTGATCCCTTCGGCGTCGGCCAGGCGCAGGTAGGTGCTGCTCTTGCGTGTGCCGATGGCCGCGTGCAGACGGGCCAGGAAGCCGTCCCCGGACGTTTCGCTGGCACCGAGCATGCGGTCGGCGAACTGCATGCAGACTAATTTGGAACGCGAGCGCCGGGTCTTGGCGCGGTAGAACTGGTAGGCAATGGCGTACAGATTGCGCGCCAGCGCATGTCCGGTGGCCGCGTGTCCAGACGGCAGGGAGTTCCTGTCGCGCACCGCTTCCAGAAAATCGTCCGGACCGTCCGCCCTGGCCAGGGTGTGCATGCTTGCGATGTTGAGGCTCGAATGATCGTCGGAGCCGCCGATCAGCCCCTTTTCCCAGGGCTTGCGGCCCTGCGGCGCCATTGCGTGCCTGTCGGCCAGGATTTCGATGGTGGATCGGTCCAGATCGGCCAGAATTTTTCGCAGCACCGTGTTCTGCATATCGTCCCGGCAACCGTTCAATTCGAAGATGTCGAAGAGCAGCAGGCTTTGCTCGAAATGGTCGATGTCCAGCTTGTCGTTGACCGCGAACAGGGGATGGGCCAGCGCGTGCACCAGGTTTTCGCTGCGCAGGTAGCCGCACAGGTCATGGACATTTTCCCGCAGGCGCTGGATCTCCACATGCTGGCATTCCGTGATGTCATAGACAAGGACGTGCAGCTTGCAGCGATCCTCGGGGAAATAGGTGGTGACCTCCTCGCTCACGAAGACTCCCGGCAGATGGGCGATCTGTAGCGCTCCGTCGATGACGTTGTGGTCGGTGATAGTCACATAGTCCATGCCCGCGGCCTTGGCCCGCTCGTAAATGAAGGCAGGTTCCGTGAAGCTTTCCGGACAGCCGAGCTTCTGTAGAATCCATTGTGACGGCCTGCTGGAGAACTTGGAATGAACATGCATGTCCGCCTTGCGCTGTGGGATCATATGCGTACCTCGTTGTGGTTTAAGCACGTTATCCCGCATGGACGTCATTTTTGTTACGCGGTCATGACAATTCAATAAAGATATCGAGTTCATGAAAGGCCGGGGTAGGGCTGTCACAAAGCTGTGACGCAAATGTCACAGTATGGGAATTGACTTTATGGCGCTGTTAACAGACAAAATCCGCATTTATATATCACTTTTCACCAAGGAAGCGTGCATGGCCTCGAAACTCAAACACAATTGGCTGCTCTCACGCGCGGAAGCGGCGGATCTGCTTCGCAAACTGGCGGATACCCTGGAGCAGGAGTCCGATGATCTGGCCGAATACGGGATCAGCCTGGCGGAACTTGTCAAATTCAAGGTCAAGGTCGATCTGGGGCATGAGGACGCGCTGGAGGTCAAATTCACGGGCAAGGGCATCAAGGTTTGCGGAGCCGAAGACCCCTGCGGATCGGGAGTCGTGTGCGAGAGCTACTCGAAACTCAAGAAGCGGATGCAGATCTACTTCAAGGCCATGCGGGAAAGCATCGCCAACGGCGAGATGCCTTCGCGGGAGATTGTCTCGGTTTTTCTCTCGGATTCCGAAAGAATGATGTCATATCACGGCTACGGTGACGAATACTATCCTGCGTATGCGGAAATCTGCGAGCGCCTGCGCCTGGCCTTCGACCAGGAAGACCAGGCCGCGACCGTCGCCGTGGTCGAAGAGCTGATCCAGTCCAAAAAATCCTGCCACGACCGATACAAATAGGCTTTGCAAATGCGTTCTCTCGATCCCATGAATCCGGCGGCCTGGGACCCGGCCATCACCGAGCAGGATCTCGCTGTTTTCGAGCGCGTGATCAGCACGGATCTCAATGATGAAAAACTGAAGGAACTGGTCTCGCCGTCGCTCACCCTTCCCGTTCAGCAGAGCGTCATGGCCGTGCACTGGCACCCTGAATTCGTGCCCATGCCGGTCATTGAACAACGCGTTCACAACATGTTTCCGGGCATGACCGAGAGCCTGATCATCCCGACTCAGCACAACGAAATTCTCGAATACGGCGATTTCAGCGGCGTGGAGGTGGACTGCTACTCCCACGGTTTCAACCAGAAAGTGCAGCTGTTGCTGCACTTTGCCTCGGCCCGTCTGGAGCATGCCCACACGCTGCGCGCCATGCTCCGGCACACCCTGACCTACCGCGCTTCCCAGCTCTTTGATTTCATGCACACCATCACGGCCCCGCTGGAAGACCGCATCGAACAGGCCGCCCGGGAGACCGGGGCCGATCTGGATCTGGTCGAATTCGTGCGCCATCATGTGACCAAGGTGCAGCGCATGGTGGAGGACAACCACGCGCGCCTTCCCCAGGACGCCCTCAAGAACAAGCTGCTGCGTAACTATTTCAACGCGCTGCGCCCCGTGTACGACAGCGAGCTCATCGACCGCATCCAAACGTATCTTTCGGCGGTCAAGGCCATCGTCAAAATCCATTTTTCGCTGCGCTATTTCTACCGCACATCGGAAGTGATCGAGGAGGTCCGCGCCCTTGGCGGCGGGATCATCATCCCGCATCCCGAACAGTTCTGGCCCATCCTCCTGGCCGATTACGACGTGGACGGATACGAGGTCTGGAATCCTCAGTCCCAGCGCTATACGGATTTTCTGATCACGGTCGTGGGCAGGGCCAACGCCTGCGCGGGTCTGTCCCAGCGCCGCAAGCTGGTCTTCATGGGCGACGACACGCACATGGGCGAAAAAGTGAAGGACGTCTCACAGCGCAATTCGGAAAAAGCGAACCGTGAGATCGGGTATCAACCCGCCTGGGACGATCTGGAGATCTCCAAGCGGCTCATCCTTTCGGGCATGAGCCGGGAAATCGTCATCCGGGAATATCGTGACCGCCTGCTGGGCTGAAACAAGGAATGATCATGTCTCAAGACGACAAATTTGAATTCGAGTCCGTACAGGACAGCCAGACCATCCAGAAATATCTGCAGGCCTTGCAGGACGGCTTCGCGCAGGGGCGGATAGTGCTTCATTCCGAGGGGTCGGAAATATGTCTGCACCCGAGCGGCTTCATGAAATTTCAGGTCTCGGTGAAGAAAAAGGGCTCTGAAAACAAGCTCTCCGTCAAGTTCGCCTGGAAGGACAAGAGCGACGAATCCCCGGCATCCAGCACCATTTCCATCACTTCCTAGGACGCGTCATGCTCAAAAGTTTCGAAGGGCTCGATGAGAATTTCAGGTTCCTGATCATGGAAGTGCAGAACCAGATTAAGGCCACCTTCCAATTTTTGCTGGAGCCGACTCCGGCGACCTATGACAAGATCTTCAGCAAGGACGACTACATCGATAACCTGAAGAACGTCATAGAGAACAAGTGCTTCACCACGTTGAACCAGACCAAGCTGGCTCCGGATCAGATGAAGTGCCTGCGGGCCGTGCATGTCATCAGCATCAACCTTGAACGTATCGGCGACTATTGCGTGAATATCGCCAAGCAGATGGGCTATCTGTCCACCCCTCGCTTTCTGGAGAATTTCGACTATAAAGATAGCTTCCTGAAAATTCACGATACGGTGAGCGAGATTCTTCCCGTGCTGCAAAAGGCCAACCTGTCGGGCGCGCTGTCCATTTGCCGCATGGAGGACGAGCTCGATACCATGTACAAGGAAAATTTTGACAAGATCATGATCCACCTGCGCATCGGTCGCAACGTGGAGGATCACATCACTTCGCTTTTCATCATCCGGTACATGGAGCGCATCGGGGACAGCCTGCTCAACATCGGGGAGGCGCTGCTTTTCGTCATCATCGGCGAACGCATCAAGATCCAGCAGTTCCAGGCCCTGCAACGCAACCTGAACAAGTCGGGCATGCAGGGGGACGTCACGGATGTGGATTTCCAGGGAATCTGGGGCTCGCGCTCCGGTTGCCGCATCGCTCGCGTGGAAGAGAAGAAATCCCCCCAGGCCCGGGATTCCATCTTCAAGGAAGGCAACCTGCGCAAGATCCGTCAGGAGAAGATCAACCTCGAATGCTGGAACGAAATATTTCCCGGGCTGGTACCGAGGGTTTTCAGCTATCAGGAAGACGGGGAGAATGCGTCGCTGCTGACAGAGTTCCTGTCCGGCTGCACCCTGGATGAGACCATTTTCAATCCGGACCGGGAGATCCTCAAAAACGCCCTCTTCATCTTCGAGCAGACCGTGCAGCACATCTGGGAACAGACCATGAGCGAGCACGCCCTGTCCACGAACATGATGCGTCAGGCCCTGGACCGCATGTCCTCTATCCTGCAGGTCCATCCGGAGCTCATGCGCCCCGCGATGGGCATAGGCTCCATCGCCATCCCCTCGGCCGGGGAACTGATCAAGGGCTGCATGGACATCGAGGCCAGATTTCCGGCGCCTTTTTCGGTCTTCATCCACGGCGACTTCAACATCAACAACGTCATCTACAGTCATCTGGATCAAAAGGTCTATTTCATAGATCTGTATCGCTCCCAGCATGCCGACTACGTGCAGGACGTCTCGGTCTTTCTCGTCTCCAACTTCCGCTTGCCCGCTTTTGACCGGGAATCGCGCGAACGCATCAGCGAAACCATCACCAGCTTCTACAAGTTCGCCAGGAATTTCGCCCGGGCCCATGGCGACGAGAGCTTCGACATCCGGCTCGGGCTCGGTGTGGCCAGGTCGTTTTATACCTCGACCCGTTTCGAGCTGAACCGGGCCTTTGCCCATGCCATGTACAATCGCTGTCTTTTTCTCATGGAGCGGCTCACGGAACATGAACTGAAGTCTCCGGCTGATTTTTCTTTCCCCTTGGAAATACTCAACTATTAGGATTTTTTTATGAAGATAGGAGTGGTCGGAACGCGCGGTGGGTGGTCTTCGGAACTTCTTGCGGACACGGTGGCCGCCAAGACCGGATTTCGCCTGCTGGTGGACATGGAGCAGGTCTGCATGGACCTGGACAGCGGCAAGGTCTGGACCGAAGGGGTCGATCTTGGCGGCCTTGACGGCCTCATCATCAAGAAGATCGGCGCGCGCTATTCTCCGGATCTTCTCGACAGGCTTGAGGTGCTGCGCTTTCTGGCACAGCGCGGGCTGCCCATTTTTTCCTCGCCCATGTCCATCATGCGCGTCCTGGACAGGCTCAGCTGCACCGTGACCCTGCGTCTCGGGAATATCCCCATGCCGCCGACGACCATCACCGAGTCCGTGGACGAGGCGCTGGGCGCGGTTGAACGCTATGGCGCGGCCGTGTTCAAGCCGCTTTTCACCTCCAAGGCCCGGGGCATGACGGTCATTGACCACGGAGCCGGGGCGCGCGCCGCCATCGAGGCCTTTCACGCGGAAAATCCCATCATGTACATGCAGCAGAAGATCGAGCTGCCCGGGCAGGATCTGGGCATCGTCTTTCTGGGCGGCAAGTACCTGACCACCTACGCCCGTTGCGGCACGGGGGCCTGGAACACGACCACCGAGTCGGGAGGCAAATACGCCCCGGCCACGCCTTCGCCCGAGGCCATGCGCACGGCCGAGGCGGCCCAGGCCCTGTTCAATCTCGATTTCACATGTGTCGATGTGGTGGAAGCCGCCACCGGGCCAGTGGTCTTCGAGGTTTCGGCCTTCGGCGGGTTCCGTGGCATCCAGGATGCCTGCGGTCTTGATGCCGCGGCCATGTACACCGATTATGTCATGGAGAAGATTCGTGAATAATGACAGCACTCTGCGCGGACTCGTGCATCTTTTGAGCGCCGGCGTCGCGACACCGCACCAGGTCTGCCTGAGCGTGGGCGACTGCCGTTTTCGGGTCATGACCAATTCCGGGAATCTGGCCCGGGAATTGACCAGATATTTCGCGCCATTCCTGAACTCCGGGTCGGAGGCGGACATATCCATCACGGCCCTGCAGGGCGAGGTTCCTGATCTGGGGCTGATTTTTCAGGTCAAGGAGCCGGACCCGGGCAAGACCAAGATAAAAGAGGAGTGGGCCGACATCGAAGGCGGGCGGGTCATCCGCAAGCGTCTGACCGGCATGCATTTTCTCTTCGGAAACGGGGAAAATCTGGCCGTGGGGGACTGCGAGGCCAATCCCAACCAGGTCGTCAATTTCATCAACAACCGTTTCATCGAGCGCAAGTTGAACGAAGGCTGTCTTCTGGCGCATGCCGCCGGAGTGGCGGTGTGCGAGACCGGTATGGCCATGGCCGGGTTTTCGGGCATGGGCAAATCGACCCTGGCCCTGCATCTGGTCAGCAAGGGCGTGACCTTTGTCAGCAACGACCGCCTGATGATCAGTCCTGCAAGCTCCGGCCCGGTCATGTTCGGCGTGGCCAAGCACCCGCGCATCAATCCCGGCACGGCCCTGCACAATCCCGATCTGACAGGCATAATCTCCCCCGAGGACACGGCGCACTTTCAGAGCCTGCCACCGGAGGAACTCTGGAGTCTGGAGCACAAATACGACGCCCTCATCGACCAGCTTTTTGGCCCGGACAGGTTCATCCTGCAGTGCCCCATGCGTTATCTGGTGCTGCTGAACTGGCACCGGGACGGCTCGCCCACGCGCTTCGAGGAGATCGACATCAATGCACGGCACGATCTGCTGGAAGCCTTCATGAAGGACACCGGCCTTTTTTTCACCGCCGAAAACGGCTATGCCCCGACGCAAGACGACTATGCCAAGGCGCTGGCGGGGTGCAGGGTGTTCGAGATCAGCGGAGGCGTGGACTTTGACCAGGCCGCGGATGGCTGTCTGCGGCTGCTGGAAAAGGCATGACGGCCATACGGGTCACCCGGGAGGTCAACGTTCCGGATCCGGTACGCGTGGCCAGGTCGTTGCGCAGTCCCGACCTTGGGCCGCGAATCCTCTTTTTCACCGGCGGCACGGCTCTCAAGGAAACCAGCCAGGCCCTGGTGGGGTACACCCACAACTCCGTGCACCTGGTCACGCCCTTTGATTCGGGGGGCAGTTCGGCCGTGCTGCGCCGCTATTTCGACATGCCGGCCGTGGGTGATCTGCGCAACCGGCTCATGGCCCTGGCCGATCGCACCCTGCATGGATACCCAGAGATTTTCGAGCTTTTTGCCCACCGTCTGCCCAAGACCGCAAGTTCCGGACAGCTGCTGGACGAACTCTCCGCCCTGGTCGCAGGCAGCCATCCGCTCATTACCCGGGTTTCGGACCCCATGCGCAAGATCATCCGCCATCATCTGCAACTCTTCGAGAAATCCATCGGCCCGGATTTCGACCTGCGCGGGGCGAGTGTCGGCAATCTCATCCTGACCGCCGGATATCTTGAAAACAGGCGGCACATCGATCCCATCGTCTACATCTATTCCAAACTGGTCCAGGTGCGCGGGGAAGTCCGCCTGCTGATCAATTCCAACCTGCAACTTCGGGCCGTGCTCGAAGGCGGCGGCCACCTTGTCGGCCAGCATCTGCTGACAGGCAAGGAGACTTTGCCCCTGACCCGCGCCGTGTCCGAACTGTCCCTCGTCGATCCCGCCAAGGGCAACGCGCCGGTGCGCCCGCTCATCCGCGACAAGATCCGCAGGGCCATCCAGGGCGCGGACCTCATCTGTTATCCGGTGGGCAGCTTCTACAGCTCCATCGTCGCCAACCTGCTGCCCCGGGGAGTGGGGCAGGCCGTGAGTCAGACGCCCTGTCCCAAGGTCTTCATCCCGAACACGTTCAGCGACCCTGAATCCGTGGGCCTGTCCCTGGCGGGCCAGGTCAGGACCCTGCTGCGGCACCTGCGCGCCGACGCCCCGGACAGCATCGCCATCAGCGATGTTCTCGACTTTGTACTGCTTGATCCGTCCGTGAGCTATCCGGACGCAAAGAATCCGCAGCGGGAGCTGGCATCCCTCGGCGTCCAGATCATCAAGACTCCCCTGACCGACACGAAAACCGGCGCCATCGACCCGCACCTGCTCTGCCAGGCCCTCATCTCCCTGGCGTGATATTTAAAAGGAGGTTCTCATGGGAAAAGACAAGCTCAAATCCAAGAACATCATGACCAGGGATGATCTGGTCGCGTATCTTGAAACCGTGCTCTCGGGTCTGAAACAGGGCACGCTCATCCTCGACAACGAAGAAAGGCCTCTGATTTTAAGGCCTTCGGACAGCATCGAGGCGGAGCTCGAAATAAAGCAGAAAAGCGACAAGGAGAAGCTTGAACTCAAGCTCTCCTGGGTGCCTAACAAGATGCAGCCGCTGACCCCGGTGGCAACACAACTTGAAGCCCCAATCCTGTCTTCGCCTCCCCTGGGTGACGAAGCAAAAAAAAAATGAGCTGAAGGAAGCGGCAGAAGCGGCAGAAGGGGAAGAAGCGGAAGAAGATAGGACCTATGGGACCTATAGGACGAATGGGCCGAATGAGACGAACGAAAACACAGAACTTCCTGCAACCCATACGTCCCATGAGCCCTATACGACCCATACTTCCCATTCTTCCCCGCAAAAGGCCCTCTATGCGGTCATCCGCGAGGCCCTGACCCTGGATCAGGGTATTTCTCTGCCGGGGCTCGGCTCTTTTTCCGTGACGCTTCATGCCGCGCGCATGGGTCGAAACCCGCGTACCGGGGAGAGCATCGCCATTCCGGCGCGCAGGCGGGTTCACTTCAAGGCGGCAAAGGGACTGCGGCAGCTGCTGAACCCATGACTTGCGCGGCGGCGTCTCGGAAATTTTCGGCCAAAGGAGCCTTTCATGAAGTTTCTCTCCACCTGTCGCGCGCTGTTCCGGGGGCGCCTTCCCGGCCAGGCCGTGATCCAGATCACTACCCGCTGCAACGCCCGGTGCGTGCAATGCGGCATGAGTGCGGACAATTCTTTTGCCCGCCACAGTCTTGACCCCGAGGTCGTGGACCGCGTTCTCGATACCGTGGCCAGGCTTGGGATGCAGGCCGTGTCCTTCACCGGCGGGGAGCCCCTGCTGGATCTCGGGCGCCTGACGGGCATGATCCGCCGCGCCAAGAAGCTCGGCATCCCCTACATCCGCACCGG is a window of Desulfomicrobium macestii DNA encoding:
- a CDS encoding GAK system XXXCH domain-containing protein: MASKLKHNWLLSRAEAADLLRKLADTLEQESDDLAEYGISLAELVKFKVKVDLGHEDALEVKFTGKGIKVCGAEDPCGSGVVCESYSKLKKRMQIYFKAMRESIANGEMPSREIVSVFLSDSERMMSYHGYGDEYYPAYAEICERLRLAFDQEDQAATVAVVEELIQSKKSCHDRYK
- a CDS encoding GAK system ATP-grasp enzyme, with the protein product MKIGVVGTRGGWSSELLADTVAAKTGFRLLVDMEQVCMDLDSGKVWTEGVDLGGLDGLIIKKIGARYSPDLLDRLEVLRFLAQRGLPIFSSPMSIMRVLDRLSCTVTLRLGNIPMPPTTITESVDEALGAVERYGAAVFKPLFTSKARGMTVIDHGAGARAAIEAFHAENPIMYMQQKIELPGQDLGIVFLGGKYLTTYARCGTGAWNTTTESGGKYAPATPSPEAMRTAEAAQALFNLDFTCVDVVEAATGPVVFEVSAFGGFRGIQDACGLDAAAMYTDYVMEKIRE
- a CDS encoding amphi-Trp domain-containing protein, with product MGKDKLKSKNIMTRDDLVAYLETVLSGLKQGTLILDNEERPLILRPSDSIEAELEIKQKSDKEKLELKLSWVPNKMQPLTPVATQLEAPILSSPPLGDEAKKK
- a CDS encoding HU family DNA-binding protein → MTKQKKNELKEAAEAAEGEEAEEDRTYGTYRTNGPNETNENTELPATHTSHEPYTTHTSHSSPQKALYAVIREALTLDQGISLPGLGSFSVTLHAARMGRNPRTGESIAIPARRRVHFKAAKGLRQLLNP
- a CDS encoding PhoU domain-containing protein, which encodes MLKSFEGLDENFRFLIMEVQNQIKATFQFLLEPTPATYDKIFSKDDYIDNLKNVIENKCFTTLNQTKLAPDQMKCLRAVHVISINLERIGDYCVNIAKQMGYLSTPRFLENFDYKDSFLKIHDTVSEILPVLQKANLSGALSICRMEDELDTMYKENFDKIMIHLRIGRNVEDHITSLFIIRYMERIGDSLLNIGEALLFVIIGERIKIQQFQALQRNLNKSGMQGDVTDVDFQGIWGSRSGCRIARVEEKKSPQARDSIFKEGNLRKIRQEKINLECWNEIFPGLVPRVFSYQEDGENASLLTEFLSGCTLDETIFNPDREILKNALFIFEQTVQHIWEQTMSEHALSTNMMRQALDRMSSILQVHPELMRPAMGIGSIAIPSAGELIKGCMDIEARFPAPFSVFIHGDFNINNVIYSHLDQKVYFIDLYRSQHADYVQDVSVFLVSNFRLPAFDRESRERISETITSFYKFARNFARAHGDESFDIRLGLGVARSFYTSTRFELNRAFAHAMYNRCLFLMERLTEHELKSPADFSFPLEILNY
- a CDS encoding GAK system CofD-like protein, which produces MTAIRVTREVNVPDPVRVARSLRSPDLGPRILFFTGGTALKETSQALVGYTHNSVHLVTPFDSGGSSAVLRRYFDMPAVGDLRNRLMALADRTLHGYPEIFELFAHRLPKTASSGQLLDELSALVAGSHPLITRVSDPMRKIIRHHLQLFEKSIGPDFDLRGASVGNLILTAGYLENRRHIDPIVYIYSKLVQVRGEVRLLINSNLQLRAVLEGGGHLVGQHLLTGKETLPLTRAVSELSLVDPAKGNAPVRPLIRDKIRRAIQGADLICYPVGSFYSSIVANLLPRGVGQAVSQTPCPKVFIPNTFSDPESVGLSLAGQVRTLLRHLRADAPDSIAISDVLDFVLLDPSVSYPDAKNPQRELASLGVQIIKTPLTDTKTGAIDPHLLCQALISLA
- a CDS encoding HprK-related kinase B, with product MNNDSTLRGLVHLLSAGVATPHQVCLSVGDCRFRVMTNSGNLARELTRYFAPFLNSGSEADISITALQGEVPDLGLIFQVKEPDPGKTKIKEEWADIEGGRVIRKRLTGMHFLFGNGENLAVGDCEANPNQVVNFINNRFIERKLNEGCLLAHAAGVAVCETGMAMAGFSGMGKSTLALHLVSKGVTFVSNDRLMISPASSGPVMFGVAKHPRINPGTALHNPDLTGIISPEDTAHFQSLPPEELWSLEHKYDALIDQLFGPDRFILQCPMRYLVLLNWHRDGSPTRFEEIDINARHDLLEAFMKDTGLFFTAENGYAPTQDDYAKALAGCRVFEISGGVDFDQAADGCLRLLEKA
- a CDS encoding glycosyltransferase produces the protein MIPQRKADMHVHSKFSSRPSQWILQKLGCPESFTEPAFIYERAKAAGMDYVTITDHNVIDGALQIAHLPGVFVSEEVTTYFPEDRCKLHVLVYDITECQHVEIQRLRENVHDLCGYLRSENLVHALAHPLFAVNDKLDIDHFEQSLLLFDIFELNGCRDDMQNTVLRKILADLDRSTIEILADRHAMAPQGRKPWEKGLIGGSDDHSSLNIASMHTLARADGPDDFLEAVRDRNSLPSGHAATGHALARNLYAIAYQFYRAKTRRSRSKLVCMQFADRMLGASETSGDGFLARLHAAIGTRKSSTYLRLADAEGIKAVLLKEVTRIIENDPVFTAIARGETGADLDQEWFRCVGQASDKLIATFLDRLLTSALGADIFDIFSTIGTAGSLYALLAPYFVSFGLFARERSFSRKCARAFGQARPRPLALLHFTDTFEDVNGVSWTIRQQLDMALEHGKNMTVITCGQGENAPGLQVFDPIGTFAIPEYPELSVSYPPFLRMLEYTLEADAKLILAATPGPVGLAALAISRILQIPIHGTYHTAFPQYVASLTGDSGLEDLTRKYMAWYYKQMDVVYAPSQAIADELTSFGVERGAIRVYPRGVDTARFDPIKRNGFFKRWRGVDQFKLIYVGRVSREKDLDILCEAFKSAHEALRGHGVSLVIVGDGPYREEMERELTGLPALFTGVLHGEALAEAYASADLFVFPSTTDTFGNVVLEAQASGLPIIVSDKGGPMENIDPGKTGLIVPGRNAKALAQAMIELCGDPCRVKRMGEAARSFAEERSFGSAFLATWELCKDATSPAA
- a CDS encoding amphi-Trp domain-containing protein; the encoded protein is MSQDDKFEFESVQDSQTIQKYLQALQDGFAQGRIVLHSEGSEICLHPSGFMKFQVSVKKKGSENKLSVKFAWKDKSDESPASSTISITS